GAACTCATTCGTGACGCGGACTGGGGCGGCATGATCCTTTTTGGCAGTGGACTGGCCATGCTATTCGTCGCGGTTGATCAGGGAAACCGGTTGGATTGGTTTGAGAACGGCATCATCGTTTCGGCACTTCTCGGCGGTACCGCTTTGATAGCAGCTTTTTTCGTAAACGAAGTCGTTGTCGCGCGCCCATGGGCAAGCATAAGCGCGATCAGCGCCCGCAACGTCATCTTGCTGCTTGTGGTATCGCTCTTCTATCTCATGAGCGCCAGTTCCAACACAGCGTTAGTTCCTAACTTCCTCATTAATGTCATGCAGCTTCGCCCAGAGCAGGTGGGGTCCACGCTGTTGATTTGGGCCTGTGTGCCCTTGATCGTGATGACCCCGGTGACTGTGTGGGCGATGCATCGTGTCGACGGCCGTTTGGTCCTGCTTGCCGGCTTGTGCTGCTTTGCGGGTGCAGCTTTGATCGGCACGGGTCTCACTTCCGACTGGAGCGGGGAAAACTTCAGGACCATGCTTGTGCTACAGGGGGCAGGTCATATTCTCACATTTCTGCCCGTCATCGCTGTTGCCATTGCCAATGGCGATCCCAAACGTGCAGTTGCAGTGGCTGCCTATATCCAGGTCATCCGCGTGCTGGGAACACAAACTGCGCAGGCCCTCATGACGACGTCCATTCGCAAGGGCGAGCAGATCCATTCCTATGCCGTCGGCCTGAACTTGCAACGCGGATCGGACATCTCGGCGGATGCGATCTCGGCCATCGGACGAGCTGTCGCAAGCTCGGGGCAGAGCCTCGCCGTGAGCCGGGCCACAGCAGTGATTGCCCAACATGTCCAAAAGCAAGCGAACACTCTCGCCTACATCGATGCGTTCTGGCTGACATTTTACTGTGCGATGGCAGGGCTCTTCCTTCTCGCTTTCGTCACGAAAGCACCGAAAGGTCCCCTATCGGCATGACCGGAGAGCCTACTCATTAGCCCGAACTCAAGAATGCGGCTCGGAATGCTGATCCTTCACAACAGGTAACAAAGCCGGCGCCCGGGCAGGGCCCGCGTCTCAGTCGCCAACTGGACTGAGTTCAATGAAATCAAAACATGAACTTCAGCTCATCTTCATGAGCTCAGGCAGATAACAGGAGAAATTGCAATGAAACCGATCAAAATCGAGTCCTCTGTAAAACACGGCGACTGGAAACACGGCTTTGGTGTAGAGATCTTCTACCCTGGAACAGCGCTTGACGACGCCGATAGTGGCATTGGAGCGATCGGCCGCATTGACCGCGCGCTAATCCAGCCGGGACATGTCATCGCCATGCATCCGCATAAGGATGACGAGATATTCACCTACAAACGCGGCGGGCGGATGTTGCATCTGGACACTGTCGGCAATCGTGAGGAGGTGAACGCTCACCGCCTGATGATGATGAATGCGGGCCACACCTTCCAGCATGAAGAGCGTGTCATTGGTGACGAGCCGACCAAAGCCCTGCAGATTTTCTTGCGTCCTCGCGAAGGCGACCTTGAGCCCAAGGTACAGTTTGAGAGTCTCGACAGCGCTTACAGTGAGGACGAGTGGCGACTGCTCGTAGCACCAGGTGGTGCAATCTTCGAAGTTCGTGCTCAAGCCTGGGTTCGAGATGCTCGTCTTCATGCCGGACGGCGCCTGCAAATCCCGGCCCTGCCTACGCCGTCTTCAGTCAACCTGCTCTTCGTCTTCGAAGGTGAAGTACGTCTCGGCGAAATCACGGTCAGTGCCGGCGAATTTTACTATCTGGGTGCGGAGTCACAAGCCATCGAGGCGCTGGCAGATTCCGACATTGTCCTCTTCACCACCGATCCCAAGGCGCCGGTGTTTAAGGGCGGCATGTTCAGTGGCAACGTCAGGTAACCGGTCACTTCCGGAAAGTCCCAATCTGGCCGCTGAGCGCACGCTTGCGAAAGGTACCTGAGGCGTAGGAAAAACTGATCGGCGTGCGTCAACTCGTGGCAGCAGCCAAACCCAACCCAAAATGTGAGGCCGACTTCACAGGCCGCTCTCCGGCAAATGCAAGAGGTAGTCAGGCATGATCAAACTCAAGGCTCCACCATTGATCGACAAGATACTCGATTGGCGCGGCACGTGGCTCGCTGCCCGTCTCGCGATCGTCTTCGTTTTCCTCGTTTCGGCATTCGGGCACTTGTCTGACTTCGGTGCGGCGGTCGCGGAACAGGTAAACTATGGCTTGCCCGCGCCCAGCTTTATGGCAGCGCTCACCGTGGCCGTTGAGATTGCGGGGTCACTTCTCGTTCTCACCGGGCGGTTGGTTTGGCTTGGAGCCGGAATGCTAGGTGTGTTTACGGCGTTCGGTGCTGTATTCGCTCACCCCTTCTGGGCGATACAAGGGCCTGCTCGCTTAGATGCTCTCGCTTCCTTTCTGGAGCACGTTGGACTTGTTGGCGGCCTGATACTCGTCGCTCTAGTTGCTCGCCGTCTCGAATATGAGGAGCAAAAAAATGTCTGATCAGACCTTGATGCGCTTGCAGCGCCTGGAAGATCATCTGGCCATTCAGCAACTCGCTGCACGCTTTTCCGATGCCGTGAATGAGCGAGACGTTGACGCCTTTATTTCGACTTGGGCGGAAGATGGAGCCATTTGGGAAATTGGTCAGCCGCTGCCTTTGCGTGGTGAAGGACAGGACGGCATAAGAAAGATGCTGAGCCAGCTATTCACAATTGAGCACTACTTCATGCAGATGACCCATTCCGGGGTGCTCAGTCTCAACGGCGACCACGCAACCGCGCGCTTTGTGATACGCGAGCATGGTCGCGGAGCGGACACATTCTACGACAACCTCGCCGTTTATAACGACGAAGTCATCAGGCAAGCCGACGGCTGGCGGTTCCTACGTCGTACCTACACCTACAGATTTCTGGCCCAAGAGCCGTTTGGGGGCACCGCCTATCCAGTCGCGGCGTCATAACAATACGGTCACATTTCACGCGGCCGACATCTGGGAAAGCTCAGACGGTCTAATGCTCCGAAATGTCGGGGAAGAATACTGCCTGCAGATCGGCGCCGCACCACGCGGCCACATCTCTTGCATCAACATCAGAAAGGATCAAAAAATGTCTGAGATCGAACATTTTGAATACGTTTTCCTCGGTGGCGGAAAGGGTGGGAAGACGCTCGCGATGGAGCTTGCAACAGCAGGCAAGAGTGTCGCGGTCATCGAAAAAGGAATGATTGGCGGATCCTGTATCAATGTCGCCTGTATTCCTAGCAAAACCTTGATCCAGAGTGCGCGCACCGCCCACGCTGCGAAGTCCGCCGCACCAACGTCATTCAGGCCAGATATGGGCGCGGCGCAACAACGAGTTCGCACCGTTGTGTCCGAAATGGTCGATATCAACATGAAGGGTTTCATCGCCTCGGGTTTCGACCTCATTCTGGGGACGGGCCACTTTACCGCTCCGAGAACAATCGAAGTTGAGCTGAATGACGGCGGGACGCGGACTGTCGAGGGCACGCATGTCTTCATCAATACAGGGACCAGAGCTTCCATTCCGGATATTCCAGGGCTGCGCGCCAGCGAACCCTTAACGCATGTCGAGGCCCTCGAAGCGACGGAAGCGCCCGAAGAACTGATCGTAATCGGGGGTGGCTACATAGGCCTTGAGATGGCTCAGGCGTTTCACCGTCTCGGCAGTAGAGTGACCGTTCTTCAGGAGACGGCCCACGTTGCCAATCGTGAAGACGTAGATGTCTCCGAAGCAATCGAAACAGCGTTTCGAGAGGATGGCATCACGATCAAGACCGGCGTCAAGGCGATTGAAGTTCAGGGGCGTTCGGGTGATCGCGTGACCGTATCGCTCAGCGACGGCGCCCACGTTACCGGGACCCACATTCTCGTCGCGGCAGGGAGGACACCTGTGACCTCAGACCTCAGACTGGATCTGGCGGGCGTGAATGTTGACGGACGCGGCATCATCGAAGTTGATGAGCGGCTAGCCACCTCGGCTCCCAATACCTGGGCAATCGGCGAAGTGGCGGGGACACCGATGTTTACACATGCGTCTTACGATGACTACAGGGTTTTGAAGTCTCAGCTATCAGGTGGTGACCGAACGACGCGTGATCGCGTCATTCCCTATGCCATGTTCATCGAACCGGAATTAGGACGCATTGGCCTAAATGAAAAAGAGGCAAGCGAGCGCGGCATAGCAGTCCGCGTGGCGAAGCTGCCCATGACCGCAGTACCACGCGCAAGAACCAATGGCGCTATGCGGGGCTTTATGAAGGCTCTGATCGACGCTCATTCTGACCAGATCCTCGGGTTTACGATGGTCGGTACAAACGCGGGAGAAGTGGTAACGGCAGTGCAAATGGCGATGATTGCAGGGCTTCCTTACACGGCGGTTCGCGATTCGATCATTGCGCACCCATTGATCTCGGAAGGATTAAACCTGCTTCTTCTGAAAGTGCCGGGGAAGGCCGCGTAAATGGGTGGGGCTCACACCAGTTCGTGCAGCGAAGAGCGCGGACTGGAGCCTTATCACTGAGAAAGATCTTTTGTTGGGAGATGCCAGCTCGGTTTGATAGCGACGCCGCTCTTTGCGTCGCGGATTGCGAGCGCATGGAGTAGCAATGAAAGGCATGTTTATGAGTCCGTGATCAGCCCATCCAACCAGCGTCGGAAAGTGATTGGGCCATGAAATGCAGCCCGGCTTGCAACTGATCACGCTGGATTACGCCGCCAAGGCAAACCCTGACATGCTCATCGGGCTTCCCCAGAACGGTGAAGGTATCTGAAGGCATCAGGCCAATATGGCGCCCTGCCATACGCCCCATCAGTTCTGCCCTGCTCGCCCCCTTTGGCAGCTTCAGCCAAATGTTAAAGGCCTCCGGCTCACCTTCGATGTCCAGCCCCAAAAGAGTATCGATTGCGATCTCGTGACGAACAGCGCTTTCCGCACGGACAAACCGGCGAATGGCATCTGCCGTCCCGTCCTCGATCCACCGTGTCGCCAGCGCCATGCAAATTGGCGACGGCATGACAGCGCTGGCCCGTAATGCCTGGGCGAGAGAATAAGAGGCTCTGGCGTTAGGGGAAACCGTGTAGGCGAGGCGCAGACCTGCGCCGAGGCATTTCGCGAGGCCGCCGATATGCCAGGTGAGGTCGGGAGCAAGCGTAGCAAAAGGTACGGGCGCCGTTGCGGGAATGAAGCCGTATGCATCATCCTCTATCAAAGGCAGTCTATGCCGCAGGATAACCTCGGCGATCTCCATTCGCCGCTCGCGTGGAATGGTCAGCGTCGTTGGATTATGGACCGTAGGATTGAGATACAACGCTTTCGGTTGATGTAAATGAATAGCCGCGTCAAGCGCATCGGGCAGCACGCCGGAAGCGTCCATCGCAATTCCGACGAGTTGCAATCCCATGCGGGCTGCGATCGCCCGCAAACCGGGATACGTCACCGCCTCGCACAGGATCACATCGCCCGGTCTCGTCATCGTCGAAAAAAGCGCTGTCATCGTCGCGTGCGCTCCCGGAGTGATCGCGATCCGCTCGAGACTTGGCACCATCCCCCTCTTCGACAGCCATGAAGACGCCGCGGCCTTATCTTGTTCTCCGCCGGTCGTCGACTGGTAGCGGAGAAGAGAAATAAGGTTTGCTGAAACAGTCTGCAGCCCTTCTTGCATTCTCGCCACGAGATCCGGGTCCTGCGGCTCGGGAGGCATGTTCATCGACAGATCCTCGTCCCCGGCGCGGCGCGGATCGATACGATGCTCCTCTTTCGGGCGGCCGAGTGCAAAGGTACCTCTTCCGACGTGGCTTTCCACCAGACGTCTGGCATGCGCCTCGGTGTAGGCGCGGCTGACTGTCGTAAAGTCTATCTTGAGACGCTCGGCGAGCCTGCGTTGTGGCGGCAATCGATCACCAGCGGCGATATCGCCTCGCTTGATCGCCAGCTCGATCGCATCCGCAATTTGGAGATAACGAGGCTTGCCGTCAGCACGAAGTTCAGGGAGCCACTTCAACATTTCACCTTACCTCAAATATCGATTGTTTCACATTGTATGGATATCACGAGGCGGATTCAAGTGATGATTTAACGACAAACCCGAGATCATAAATTGGGCATAAACGCCGATTTTCGAGCTGCTAATTGAGCAACACGTATGTTCGTTGTGCAGAATTACGTTTCATCAAAGAAATATTGTATGCATAATGAACTGGTTATTGATTCATACAATTTCGTTTGTATCGTTTCTGCATCAACCCCGCGTAAGGAGATGCAGATATGCCTGAAGTAACGCAGCCGCCGCATAAGGATGGTGACTTCTTTGTCGATTACGAGTCCAAGGTTTTCGAGGATGTTAAGGCCGATCCCGGTGAGAAGGCGCTCGTAACCTTCCACACGGTGGCGTTCGAAGGCTCCATCGGGCTTGTGAACATTCTCAATGCCATTCGCTTGCAGCGGAAAGGCTACGAGACTTCGATCCTTCTCTACGGTCCGGGCGTGACACTGGGGATCCAGCGAGGCTTTCCCAAGCTCGGAGACGAAGCCTTTCCCGGTCACCTGAACTTCAACAAGAACCTCGAGCGCTTCATGAAGGAAGGCGGCAAGGTCTACGCATGTCGCTTCGCACTTCAGGCACTCTATGGGCACGGCGAACCGGCTCTGATCCCCGGCATCATCCCAATCCTGCCCCAGGACGTGCTGGACTGCGTGCTTCTGCACAAGAAAGCCAACGCCCTGATCATCGACACATGGACCGTCTGATTTGACCTCGGCACCCCGTTCCGCAGCGAACGGGGTGCTTCGTTGCAGGTAATGCGAAGGAGCCAGTCATGCCCAAAACAGTACGTGCCGCCGCCGTCCAGATCGCGCCCGACCTAACCTCGCGCGCCGGCACTGTCGAGCGGGTCCTGAATGCGATCGCCGAAGCCGCAGACAAAGGCGCGGAACTGATCGTATTTCCCGAGACGTTCGTGCCCTGGTATCCCTATTTCAGCTTCGTTTTGCCACCGGTTCAGCAAGGCCCTGAGCACCTGCGGCTTTATGAGGAAGCGGTCACGGTACCATCGGCGGAAACGCGGGCTGTTGCTGATGCCGCGCGCAAGCGCAATGCGGTCGTCGTCCTTGGCGTGAACGAACGCGACCACGGCTCCCTCTACAACACCCAACTGATCTTCGACGCGGATGGCAGCCTGAAACTCAAGCGCCGCAAGATCACGCCGACCTATCACGAGCGGATGATCTGGGGCCAGGGCGATGGCGCCGGTCTGAAGGTTGTCGACACTGCCGTCGGTCGCATGGGGGCCTTGGCATGCTGGGAGCATTACAATCCTCTGGCGCGCTATACGCTGATGGCCCAGCATGAGGAAATTCACGCCTCGCACTTTCCCGGCTCTCTGGTGGGTCCAATCTTCGGCGAACAGATCGAAGTCACCATGCGCCACCACGCGTTGGAATCGGGCTGTTTCGTGGTCAATGCCACCGGCTGGCTGAACGAGGAGCAGATCGCATCTATTCATCCAGACCCCGCCTTGCAGAAGGGGCTGCGCGATGGGTGCATGACCTGCATCATAACCCCGGAAGGCCGCCACGTCGTACCGCCCCTGACCTCGGGCGAAGGCATCTTGATCGGCGATCTGGACATGCGGCTCATTACCAAGCGCAAGCGGATGATGGATTCGGTCGGACACTATGCTCGGCCCGAACTGCTGCATCTTGTCCATGACACGACGCCCGCACGCGCACGCGAGCAGGTCGGCCTTTCAGGCGATTTTTCCGATGCGGAGCAAGACAAGCTATTTGAGGAGGTTCAAGATGCGTGAGCTGCCATCGATAGATCCGGAACTCATCAACGACCTCCAGACGCGAGGAATGCGTCTCGTCGATCCGCGGGCCGGCCACGAGAGCAGGCGCGGCGGTGCAGGCCCTTCGGACCATAAGGCAGTCAATTTCGGCGACACAACCGTAATGGTGCCGGTACATACCGCACCCGCATTCGACAGCCCCTATCTGGTGGAAGCGCCAGATGCCGACGGCCGTGCGCGCATCACCAAGGAAGGATCCGAGGTCGCACGAATTCGATTTCCCAATCGTCCGCGATTTTACGACCTGACCACCTCAGACGGCATTCCGTACAACAAGATCGCGGTTCTTCATTCGCGCGACGTGCTCGCCACGACCATCCTACAGACCTGCATTCGTTATGAAAGCCGCAAGAAGACCTGTCAGTTCTGTTCGATCGGCCAAAGCCTTGCAGCCGGCCGGACTGTCGCGCACAAAACTCCCGCGCAACTGGCGGAGGTCGCCAAGGCGGCCGTCGAACTCGACGGCGTGAAGCACATGGTGATGACCACCGGCACGCCTGCCGGCAAGGACCGTGGTGCTGCGGTTTTGGCAGAGAGCGCGCGCGCAGTTAAAGCCATCGTCAACCTGCCGATCCAGGTGCAATGCGAGCCGCCGGAAGACGATATCTGGCATGAGCGGATGAAGAGCGCCGGCGCAGATGCTTTGGGCATGCATCTTGAAGCGGTGACGCCCGAGGTACGGGAACGGATCATGCCGGGCAAGGCCAGCGTCCCGCTTGAAAAGTACTTTTCGAGCTTCGAGGCTGCAGTGAAAGTCTTCGGGCGAGGACAGGTCTCGACGTATATTCTCGCGGGGCTGGGCGATACGCGTCAAGCCATCCTCGATATGTCTACTCGACTGGTCGCAATGGGCGTCTACCCATTCGTCGTCCCGTTCGTGCCGATCTCCGGAACACCACTGGAAAGTCACCCGGCACCGAAGTCCGACTTCATGGCCTCCATCCTGGCTCCCCTGTCGCAGATCATCATCGACGGCGGACTGAAGGCCTCGGATATCAAGGCCGGTTGTGGCAAATGCGGCGCTTGCTCGGCCCTTTCGACCTATGAAAAGCTGAGGATCCCGGCATGAGCCACATGGATCATTCAGCGTTTATCAGCCCGGAATTCCTGATCCGCGCCGCCTCTGAGCTTTGGGAATTTCTAGGTGTATCTCGTCTCAGGCATCAGGTCTTTGTGGAAGAACAGCGCATCTTCTTCGGCAACGACCGTGACGAAATCGACGCTACGGCAATCCCGCTCGTGGCCATCGCCACATTGGCGGCCGAGCCTGCGGACGTCGTGGGCACTGTCAGGATACATGAGCCCGCGCCCGGCATCTGGTGGGGTTCGCGCCTTGCGGTCGCTCCCGCATATCGCAAAGTCGGAAGGTTGGGTGCGGAGCTGATCCGGTTGGCGGTGAGTACCGCGAATGGCCTCGGGTGCAGTGAGTTTCACGCCCATGTCCAGCTTCAGAACGTACCTCTTTTTCGCCGGCTGCATTGGGAGCCGCAAGGAGAGATCGACCTACATGGCTTGCGCCACATGCACATGCTGGCCTCACTCGATCACTATCCCCCCATATGCGACCCGACCATCGGCTGGTCCGCCAGAGCACGGAGGCCATGATGGACGTCCATGCCTTGGCGGCAGCACTCGCAGCCCACCCATCGATCCGCAGCAAACTGGACATAGCAGGCACGACGCGAGCGCTCTCGATATCAGCCGGAACCGCGGGAATGCCGGGCGACGATGCCGCCGCAATTCCAGCTCCGAACGGCACTTGGGATCTGCTGGCGGGGGAAGGTTTCATGCCCCAGTTCGTGCAAGACGATCCGTGGTTCGCCGGGTGGTGCGGCGTGATGGTGAACCTCTCGGACATCGCTGCCATGGGAGGGCGTGCGACCGCGCTGCTCGATGCCGTGTGGGCACCGGACGCGGCGTCTGCCGAGCCCCTGCTTACCGGGCTACGGGATGCAGCGATGACCTACGGCGTGCCGATTGTCGGTGGTCACACGAACCTCCGAAGCAAAGATCTTAATCTCGCCGTTTCGGTGATGGGACGTGCAAAGAAGCTGATTTCCAGCTTTGCAGCCGCCCCTGGAGATCTGCTTATCGCAGCCATCGATCATCGCGGGCAGTATCGGCCAAGTTTCGACAACTGGTGCGCCGCCCTTGATGCGCCCCATGAACGGCTACGCCGCGACTACGAGATCCTTCCGGAGCTTGCCGAGGCCGGTCTGGTGGATGCCGGAAAGGACATCAGTCAGGGCGGTATTGTCGGCACAGCGCTGATGCTAGCGGAATCGTCACGCTGCGGCTTCGATATCGCGCTGGCCGACATCCCGCTTCCGCAAGGCGTTCAACTCGAACGCTGGCTGCGCAGCTTCCCGAGCTTCGGCTTTCTCCTTTCGGTCCGCCCGGAACGGGCAGAAGAGGTCTGCGACGTGTTTGCTGCTCGGAGCATCAGCGCAGCTGCCATCGGTCATGCAACGGACAGCTCCCGGATCGATCTAACGAGCGGTGGCGCCCGGGCAACTTTCTGGGACTACGCGGCAGCCCCCTATATCGCGCTCGCAAAGGAGATCGCCCATGCCTGAAGTACGCTTCACCATTCGATGGCCTGATGGCATGGAGGAGAGCTGCTACTCGCCCTCGACCGCCATAACGCGCCATCTCGAAGCCGGATGCACGTATCCGCTGACTGAATTTGTCGAACGTGCGCGCACCGGTCTAAACGAAGCATCGGACCGCGTCACGGCTAAATTCGGCTTCGCCTGCTCCTCAGCACTCGATCAGCTCGCACAGATCGAAGCCACGGCCACCAACCAGCCTGCCGATTCTCAAGTCACCTGTCTCTCGATGTCATGAAAGGGTTCGTTATGACCGACACCATCGTACCGCACGTACCAGTTCTCATCATCGGGGGCGGCCAGGCTGGCCTTTCGGTCAGTTGGTATCTGATGAAGGAAGGAATCGAACACATCGTTCTCGAGCGCCACCGGAAGTTCGAAAGCTGGCGCAACAATCGCTGGGACAGTTTCTGTCTGGTCACACCGAATTGGCAATGCCGCCTGCCTGGCTGGCACTATAAAGGCGCGGATCCCGATGGTTTCATGCTCAGGCAAGAGATCGTAGACTATCTGGATGGCTTTGCAGAAAGCTTCAACCCGCCGGTCCGTGAAGGGGTGGACGTCACGCATGTCTCCCCTCGCGAAGGCGGCGGATACTGGATCGAGACCAGCTCTGGCACCTTGACTGCAGATCAGGTTGTGGTTGCGACAGGCGGGTATGACAATCCAATCGTGCCGTCCTACGCGGCAGATCTGGACGCCTCTATCCTACAGATGCACTCGCGCGATTACCGGCGTCCGTCGCAACTGCCAGATGGCGGAACCTTGATTGTAGGCACAGGGCAATCTGGCGTGCAGATCATGGACGACTTCCATCTGGAAGGTCGTCCGGTGCATCTTGCCGTAGGGCCGGCCCCGCGCAGCCCGCGCAAATATCGTGGGCGCGACGCGACAGATTGGCTTTACGATGCAGGAACCTATGCCGTCACGATCGATAGCCATCCCGATCCTGTAAAAGCGCTCACCCAGACGAACCATTACATGTCCGGGCGCGACGGCGGCAAGGAGATCGATCTGCGCAAATACGCCCTGGAGGGCGTGCGGCTATACGGATCTGTCGCGGGCGGCTCCGGCACAACGATGACGTTCCTGCCCGACCTTGAGAAGAACCTCGATGATGCTGACCGGAGCTACCTGGGTATACGTAAGCAGATCGATGCCTGGATCGCCGCGCAGGCAATCGATGCTCCGGAGGAACCCCCTTTCGAAAAGGTCTGGCGTCCCGCTCAAGAAATCACCGAAGTTGATCTCGCGGAGGCAGGCATAACGTCGATCATTTGGGCAATCGGTTTCCGTCCGGATTATTCGTGGTTGAAGGTCGACTGCCTGGATCAGCGAGGCAAGCCTGTGTTCCGTCGCGGCGTAACGGATGCACCGGGTCTTTATTTCATAGGTCTTGGCTGGTTGAACACTTGGGGCTCGGGCCGATTTCTTGGCATCGACGAGGACAGCCAGTATCTCGCCGAACAAATAGTGGCACTCCAAAAGGACAGGCTGGCCGCATGAGCACCTTTCAGCTCGCCAGGCATGAAGGAACGGAGCTTATCGAACGCCACGTTCTAGGCATGGCGGAAATGGGCTACAGCGGCATTTCGGAGCAATGGCTCAAGCGACGTGCCGGTGATTTGCACTGGCGGCTCATCGCGCGCGCCATGGGACAGCGGGATGCAGTTTTCACTTGCTCAGAGGGCGAGCCACTCTATGCTGCTTTTCGTGCGACCAGCTTGCAGCTCGTAAGACCCCATCTCCCCCGCCTGGGTGGGGAGATGACACTCGCCGCCGATCTCTACCGCGTCGGCCACGGGCGTCTGGCGTCACTTCTCCGCATCACCGCAGGCGGCGATACAGTAGGTCGCATGATTTTGGTCTCGACCTTTGTGGGACGCTCTGAACCCGGCGTCAACCGATCCGTCGTCCGAAGGAGCCCGCGAGCTTTGGCGATGCCGCCTGAGGCTCCCCTCGCGGTTCGTCGCGTTGCCGAGACGGCCTCGGCCGCCGCGCGAGACATTCGCAACAACCATCTTAAACTCTCCGCGATGTCACAAACCCAGATGGTCCTGCCGTGCCCGACGACAGACTTCAATGCCGCAGGACTTCTCTATTTCCCGAGCTACAGCGCATTGGCAGATCGGGGATTGTTTCAAGCAGGGGAGATGCACCCTGCAATGATCACCTCGCGGAATGTGGTTTATCTCGGCAATGCGGAGCCGGGAGAATGGATCGAGATCAGCTTCAAGAAGCTACCTTCAGGGCATGATGTCTTCCTGAAAGATTCAGACTTCAGACCGCTGGCGTTGATGCGGGTACGCTTTAATTGTGGCAGCGACAGCTCTGTAACCTCTTAACAGCGCGACGCTGTCAACAAGGAGTGCCGAGTCAAATGCGGCTACGGCAACTCACGCGATACCGCCTCATTAGTCTAGCTCTTGATGCGGATTGAACCGAAACACCTCAATAGGAGCCCGCCCAGCGGCCAAAACTGCGATATAAGCCTGCACCTCCTCCATTACATTTCAAAAAAGAATGTTGAAGCGGTTTCATCCGCTTGGGCAGATATCATCTCCCCTACAGACTAAATAGATGCCATCGTCAAGCCGGCCCCAGCATGATAAACGTTTCGCTCTTCGAGACGCCTTCCGTCGCACGAACCGTTGAAATTAACTCGTTCAATTCGGACATCGTGGAAACCTCGATCTCGGCGATCACGTCCCACACGCCGTTGGTGTTGGAAACGGCAGCGACGCCGGGGAGCCGTTTTACTGCTGACACAGCCGGCCGCGGTGGCCCGTTGATGGTGATCAGGATAAATGCTCTGATCAAATCCTTGCTGATGTCGTCCTTTAGACGAACCGTAAATCCTCTGATGTGCCCACCCTCGATCAACCGGTCCAGCCGCTTCTGAGCCGTCGCTCTGGCGACCCCAAGAAGCTGTGCAAGTTGCGGAACCGAGGCCCGGCCATTGATGCGTAATTCGGCAATCAGCCGCCTGTCCAGATCATCCACAGCAGATCCTCCAATTTCGTCATATCTATTACTATTTCGTCAAAAAATGAGGATATCAATCAGTTTACGTTCTTTTTTGTTCTTCATAAACCACTTACGACTCCTCCCATCGTTGCTGAAGCAGTCGGAAGTCATACGGGAACAGTCAATCGGCCCCTCTCGCATTCTGCGATCGAAGCTTGAAATTTGCGTCACAAGCCCCGCGACGATCAGCGATCTCGCGTCAACTGGGAGATAAAATATATGAAGTTTAGCAAAGTCCTTGCAGCGCTTGCTG
This sequence is a window from Agrobacterium tumefaciens. Protein-coding genes within it:
- a CDS encoding sll0787 family AIR synthase-like protein, translating into MMDVHALAAALAAHPSIRSKLDIAGTTRALSISAGTAGMPGDDAAAIPAPNGTWDLLAGEGFMPQFVQDDPWFAGWCGVMVNLSDIAAMGGRATALLDAVWAPDAASAEPLLTGLRDAAMTYGVPIVGGHTNLRSKDLNLAVSVMGRAKKLISSFAAAPGDLLIAAIDHRGQYRPSFDNWCAALDAPHERLRRDYEILPELAEAGLVDAGKDISQGGIVGTALMLAESSRCGFDIALADIPLPQGVQLERWLRSFPSFGFLLSVRPERAEEVCDVFAARSISAAAIGHATDSSRIDLTSGGARATFWDYAAAPYIALAKEIAHA
- a CDS encoding MSMEG_0567/Sll0786 family nitrogen starvation N-acetyltransferase: MSHMDHSAFISPEFLIRAASELWEFLGVSRLRHQVFVEEQRIFFGNDRDEIDATAIPLVAIATLAAEPADVVGTVRIHEPAPGIWWGSRLAVAPAYRKVGRLGAELIRLAVSTANGLGCSEFHAHVQLQNVPLFRRLHWEPQGEIDLHGLRHMHMLASLDHYPPICDPTIGWSARARRP
- a CDS encoding MSMEG_0572/Sll0783 family nitrogen starvation response protein yields the protein MPEVTQPPHKDGDFFVDYESKVFEDVKADPGEKALVTFHTVAFEGSIGLVNILNAIRLQRKGYETSILLYGPGVTLGIQRGFPKLGDEAFPGHLNFNKNLERFMKEGGKVYACRFALQALYGHGEPALIPGIIPILPQDVLDCVLLHKKANALIIDTWTV
- a CDS encoding MSMEG_0570 family nitrogen starvation response protein encodes the protein MPEVRFTIRWPDGMEESCYSPSTAITRHLEAGCTYPLTEFVERARTGLNEASDRVTAKFGFACSSALDQLAQIEATATNQPADSQVTCLSMS
- a CDS encoding MSMEG_0568 family radical SAM protein encodes the protein MRELPSIDPELINDLQTRGMRLVDPRAGHESRRGGAGPSDHKAVNFGDTTVMVPVHTAPAFDSPYLVEAPDADGRARITKEGSEVARIRFPNRPRFYDLTTSDGIPYNKIAVLHSRDVLATTILQTCIRYESRKKTCQFCSIGQSLAAGRTVAHKTPAQLAEVAKAAVELDGVKHMVMTTGTPAGKDRGAAVLAESARAVKAIVNLPIQVQCEPPEDDIWHERMKSAGADALGMHLEAVTPEVRERIMPGKASVPLEKYFSSFEAAVKVFGRGQVSTYILAGLGDTRQAILDMSTRLVAMGVYPFVVPFVPISGTPLESHPAPKSDFMASILAPLSQIIIDGGLKASDIKAGCGKCGACSALSTYEKLRIPA
- a CDS encoding MSMEG_0569 family flavin-dependent oxidoreductase, which codes for MTDTIVPHVPVLIIGGGQAGLSVSWYLMKEGIEHIVLERHRKFESWRNNRWDSFCLVTPNWQCRLPGWHYKGADPDGFMLRQEIVDYLDGFAESFNPPVREGVDVTHVSPREGGGYWIETSSGTLTADQVVVATGGYDNPIVPSYAADLDASILQMHSRDYRRPSQLPDGGTLIVGTGQSGVQIMDDFHLEGRPVHLAVGPAPRSPRKYRGRDATDWLYDAGTYAVTIDSHPDPVKALTQTNHYMSGRDGGKEIDLRKYALEGVRLYGSVAGGSGTTMTFLPDLEKNLDDADRSYLGIRKQIDAWIAAQAIDAPEEPPFEKVWRPAQEITEVDLAEAGITSIIWAIGFRPDYSWLKVDCLDQRGKPVFRRGVTDAPGLYFIGLGWLNTWGSGRFLGIDEDSQYLAEQIVALQKDRLAA
- a CDS encoding Nit6803 family nitrilase produces the protein MPKTVRAAAVQIAPDLTSRAGTVERVLNAIAEAADKGAELIVFPETFVPWYPYFSFVLPPVQQGPEHLRLYEEAVTVPSAETRAVADAARKRNAVVVLGVNERDHGSLYNTQLIFDADGSLKLKRRKITPTYHERMIWGQGDGAGLKVVDTAVGRMGALACWEHYNPLARYTLMAQHEEIHASHFPGSLVGPIFGEQIEVTMRHHALESGCFVVNATGWLNEEQIASIHPDPALQKGLRDGCMTCIITPEGRHVVPPLTSGEGILIGDLDMRLITKRKRMMDSVGHYARPELLHLVHDTTPARAREQVGLSGDFSDAEQDKLFEEVQDA